A DNA window from Penaeus vannamei isolate JL-2024 chromosome 5, ASM4276789v1, whole genome shotgun sequence contains the following coding sequences:
- the LOC113802946 gene encoding protein trapped in endoderm-1 produces MDQSAEPAPAQRWAMMLTAVFAVVIMFIGFFGNLLTVLALPYSRRHRKTTTWFVVNLAAAEALFCVTILPVTAAHLISLYMTAHALLSDSACAYFAFCRYVTMLVGLLSIAAIAINRCVLITMPKNYPKIFTSTNTSVTILCIWLLSIVLLLFPLLEAYGKFGYNDSTDECDFVDNTALGQSPRNVMMFAGYFLPCGVIVVSYALIFYKARRSSIKMKAISQANSQSAANTTAQRPAVGLRSRDIRIARTIAVIFVAFLVCCTPVSVLHYLDKQIHMPTTLLLLHPLYWLQYCLNMFIYVIMNSQYREAYVHFVAKWWPGVRNISGRLFREPSSDSGRSQRATTPTSLLRFSTRRGPGKPHTPTQRQPPPDIFETDTRTPSLDPSV; encoded by the exons ATGGACCAAAGTGCAGAGCCTGCGCCCGCCCAGCGCTGGGCCATGATGCTAACAGCTGTGTTCGCCGTCGTCATTATGTTCATCGGGTTCTTTG GGAACCTGCTGACGGTGCTGGCGCTGCCATACTCCCGCCGCCACCGGAAGACCACCACTTGGTTTGTGGTAAACCTGGCGGCGGCTGAGGCCCTCTTCTGCGTGACCATCCTCCCCGTGACGGCGGCGCACCTGATCAGCCTCTACATGACGGCACACGCTCTCCTCTCCGACAGCGCGTGCGCCTACTTCGCCTTCTGCAGATACGTCACCATGCTCGTCGGCCTCCTCTCCATCGCTGCCATTGCCATCAACAG GTGCGTGCTAATTACCATGCCTAAAAATTACCCAAAGATCTTCACGTCGACCAACACATCGGTTACCATCCTCTGCATCTGGCTCCTGTCTATCGTCCTCTTGCTGTTCCCGCTCCTCgag gcctacGGGAAGTTCGGTTACAACGACTCGACAGACGAGTGCGATTTCGTGGACAACACCGCCCTTGGGCAGAGTCCGCGCAATGTGATGATGTTTGCCGGATACTTCCTCCCCTGCGGCGTCATTGTGGTCTCCTACGCGCTTATATTCTACAAG GCGCGGAGGAGTTCCATCAAGATGAAGGCGATCTCCCAGGCCAATTCACAGAGCGCAGCCAATACGACCGCGCA GCGTCCTGCTGTGGGGCTGCGATCACGTGACATTCGCATCGCGCGCACCATAGCCGTCATCTTCGTCGCCTTCCTCGTCTGTTGCACACCTGTGTCCGTGCTGCACTACCTGGACAAGCAG ATACATATGCCGACAACATTACTGTTGCTGCACCCGCTCTACTGGCTGCAGTACTGCCTCAACATGTTCATCTACGTCATCATGAACAGCCAGTACAGAGAGGCTTACGTGCACTTCGTCGCCAAGTGGTGGCCAGGCGTCAGGAAT ATCTCGGGCCGGCTGTTCCGTGAGCCGAGCAGCGACAGCGGGCGCAGCCAGCGGGCCACGACACCGACCAGCCTTCTGCGCTTCTCCACCCGCCGCGGCCCCGGCAAGCCCCACACGCCCACGCAGCGCCAGCCGCCCCCGGATATTTTTGAAACTGACACCCGCACGCCTTCTCTGGACCCCAGTGTTTGA